Proteins encoded within one genomic window of Macrobrachium nipponense isolate FS-2020 chromosome 8, ASM1510439v2, whole genome shotgun sequence:
- the LOC135223125 gene encoding uncharacterized protein LOC135223125: MKILTLLVNILNLIGCKSTSLPEGNRSRKLWHKLFRDVENVTYACNQVIPFNRLPKEAEEHFNETGGFWSLSFDDVRRVGHLEDFISRLRKGMWQSPNGYDTGRQDIGHPENISAIHLSALEAALDFLDSLHSRRDNAIIRVNPVPFLWQDVFVMYAWLSWVTIFTSLIVAYSTFSQSKEQHCNAAPDQTNSPVIVRLSSVPYQSRTHLMWLLVMGTFFALHDGGEAAVHLQTDDVARGESGLTWRYTLPTLQEFTFCVRLYSYRSRYSDYFFSYAIRDSDNELAFHIKYDIKELRMACCGKRIFHILDIDLAPLRWFYFCAAVNLSSLTATFVHSLGTANGTLDDSRKGLREPLLVNGGGIVILGQDQDEPGGGTDKEQSFNGIISDLYLMKGLATHQQMMEYIECNNDAIWQSSPLIHFHNISQDFKLGPYTEEKRNMSTCPPNNKIYSIFPEPRNYKEALHFCSILNGRMALPLDDEDNVMLYSEGKNYSVKCSAFEKSGGVWVGVEWNNKKRIWQNTYTKQASTFKNFGVEISPTAEDPLCVLSRTHSDSTDIRRDGNWDIELCSRSVCTACQFEDSRPLKIRGLCEESIFDRQYYVYNRINERPVFNGMRWTKIAWNNSQSAYDYTWVLYQIAEPNVQARMVRKSELEYPIGVHEFEVVGDKCPGKLIQLKLTSCPDGMYTCSDGSCIKIDKRCDLELDCADRGDELGCVTVILPPGYDKRIPPPKIDSSTPAQISFDFIIRLIRKFSLLDSNLVVDFLITRSWFDSRVQYKNLHETKNLNLIDGIVDVIWYPDVTLLGADQSIATSEILSTTGWGQRLTEPEPDDDKRLDEDVFFSGSGNLLMLERELTVTLMCTFDLTMYPFDSQRCPLIFYVGDYTKHYVSTVLNKVEFTGTRRLFEYLVTSIEHEPLIYQNKSGQQIQIVMTNLYGYYISGAYIPTLLLVIISYSTFYFPLEDFTNRIMVSLTSLLVLASLFSQIASGLPKTAYMKLIDVWFIFCILVDFVMVILLVIINSLVDSQVSHTPIQVLSANDFSGKVPVMKSALRVDGKLWNKMSLILLPICVGLFIIVYFSGVAYNLGSVKDTF, translated from the exons ATGAAGATCCTAACCCTTCTCGTAAACATTCTGAACCTGATTGGCTGCAAATCCACTTCACTGCCTGAGGGTAACCGCTCCAGGAAGCTGTGGCACAAACTGTTCCGAGACGtcgagaatgtgacctacgcctGCAATCAggtcattccattcaaccgtttACCAAAGGAGGCAGAGGAGCACTTCAATGAAACGGGAGGCTTCTGGTCACTTTCCTTCGACGATGTTAGACGTGTGGGACATCTGGAGGATTTCATCAGCCGCCTGAGGAAAG GGATGTGGCAATCGCCGAATGGGTACGATACTGGTCGACAGGATATAGGCCATCCTGAAAACATTTCAGCTATTCATTTAAGTGCTTTAGAAGCAGCCTTGGATTTCCTAGATTCTCTCCACTCACGAAG AGACAACGCAATTATTCGAGTTAATCCAGTGCCTTTCCTATGGCAAGACGTATTTGTTATGTACGCTTGGCTTTCTTGGGTGACTATTTTCACCTCGCTCATCGTAGCCTACAGCACCTTCTCCCAGTCAAAAGAGCAACACTGCAATGCTGCTCCAGATCAG ACGAACTCGCCTGTAATTGTACGCCTGTCTTCTGTACCTTACCAAAGCAGGACACACTTGATGTGGCTGTTAGTGATGGGGACGTTCTTTGCATTACATGATG GAGGAGAGGCGGCCGTCCACTTACAGACAGACGACGTAGCCAGAGGCGAGTCTGGTCTCACATGGCGTTACACACTTCCAACTCTACAAGAATTCACCTTCTGCGTTCGACTCTACTCATACAGGAGCCGTTATTCGGATTACTTCTTTTCCTACGCCATTCGCGATAGCGACAACGAGCTGGCCTTTC atattaaaTATGACATAAAAGAGCTTCGAATGGCCTGTTGCGGAAAGAGAATCTTCCACATCCTCGACATAGACCTAGCACCACTGAGGTGGTTCTACTTTTGCGCCGCTGTGAATCTGTCATCACTAACAGCGACTTTCGTCCACTCATTGGGCACCGCGAATGGTACCTTGGATGACTCA AGGAAAGGACTTCGAGAACCACTTCTCGTGAATGGGGGTGGCATAGTCATTCTCGGACAAGATCAGGACGAACCAGGAGGCGGAACAGACAAAGAGCAGAGTTTTAATGGGATTATATCAGATTTGTATCTGATGAAAGGCTTAGCAACTCATCAACAAATGATGGAATACATTGAGTGCAACAACGATGCCATATGGCAGTCTTCTCCCCTCATacatttccataacatatctCAAGACTTTAAGCTTGGGCCTTACACCGAGGAGAAGAGGAACATGAGTACCTGTCCTCCAAATAATAAGATTTATTCCATATTCCCTGAGCCACGCAATTATAAAGAGGCGCTCCACTTTTGTTCAATACTGAATGGCAGGATGGCTCTTCCTCTGGACGATGAAGATAATGTGATGCTTTACAGCGAAGGTAAGAATTACTCGGTGAAATGTTCTGCTTTTGAGAAATCCGGTGGCGTGTGGGTAGGAGTCGAATGGAACAATAAGAAACGAATTTGGCAGAATACTTACACCAAACAAGCATCAACCTTTAAAAATTTTGGGGTTGAAATAAGTCCTACGGCTGAAGATCCCTTATGTGTCCTCTCTCGAACCCATTCGGATTCTACTGACATAAGAAGAGATGGCAATTGGGACATCGAACTTTGCTCAAGAAGTGTCTGTACAGCCTGTCAGTTTGAAGATTCCAGACCTCTTAAAATCAGGGGCTTGTGTGAGGAGTCAATATTTGATAGACAGTATTATGTTTATAACAGAATAAACGAACGTCCTGTTTTCAATGGGATGAGGTGGACTAAAATTGCCTGGAATAATAGCCAATCAGCCTATGACTACACCTGGGTGCTATACCAGATCGCTGAGCCCAACGTGCAAGCTAGGATGGTGAGAAAGTCCGAGTTGGAGTATCCCATTGGGGTGCACGAATTCGAAGTAGTCGGAGACAAATGTCCGGGGAAACTCATTCAGCTGAAGCTCACATCTTGCCCAGATGGAATGTACACCTGTAGCGATGGGAGCTGCATTAAAATAGACAAGAGGTGTGATTTAGAATTAGATTGTGCTGATCGAGGGGATGAACTTGGCTGCGTCACTGTGATACTACCACCTGGATATGACAAGCGTATACCCCCGCCAAAAATAGATAGTTCCACGCCTGCGCAAATCTCCTTTGATTTCATAATTCGGCTTATCAGAAAGTTTAGCTTGCTGGATTCTAACCTTGTTGTGGACTTTCTGATCACAAGAAGTTGGTTCGATTCTcgtgtacaatacaaaaatttACACGAAACCAAAAACTTAAATCTCATTGACGGCATAGTTGACGTGATATGGTATCCGGATGTTACGCTTCTTGGGGCAGACCAGAGTATTGCTACATCTGAGATTTTAAGCACTACTGGATGGGGCCAAAGACTCACAGAACCTGAACCAGACGATGATAAACGACTTGATGAAG ACGTGTTTTTCTCTGGCAGCGGTAATCTCCTCATGTTAGAGCGAGAGCTTACTGTTACTCTGATGTGTACCTTTGACTTGACAATGTATCCTTTCGATTCTCAACGCTGCCCATTAATCTTTTACGTGGGGGATTATACGAAGCATTATGTGAGCACAGTACTGAATAAGGTGGAATTTACTGGAACGAGACGTCTATTTGAATACCTG GTGACCAGCATTGAACACGAGCCCTTAATCTACCAAAACAAGAGCGGCCAACAAATACAGATCGTGATGACCAATCTCTACGGTTACTACATCAGCGGCGCCTACATCCCAACGCTTCTGCTGGTGATCATCTCCTACTCGACTTTCTACTTCCCGCTGGAGGATTTCACGAACAGGATCATGGTGTCTTTGACGTCCTTACTTGTCTTGGCATCTCTCTTCTCACAG ATCGCTTCCGGTTTACCCAAAACAGCCTACATGAAACTGATCGACGTCTGGTTCATCTTCTGCATTTTGGTGGACTTCGTCATGGTCATCCTGCTGGTCATCATAAACTCCCTCGTCGACAGCCAGGTGTCGCATACCCCCATCCAGGTTCTCAGCGCAAATGATTTTTCTGGAAAG gtgcCAGTGATGAAGTCGGCGCTCAGAGTCGACGGCAAGCTATGGAATAAAATGTCCCTGATCCTGCTGCCGATTTGCGTCGGTCTGTTCATCATCGTTTACTTCTCTGGCGTTGCTTACAATCTGGGCAGTGTCAAGGATACGTTTTAA